A section of the Platichthys flesus chromosome 22, fPlaFle2.1, whole genome shotgun sequence genome encodes:
- the LOC133933731 gene encoding actin-related protein 3: MAGRLPACVVDCGTGYTKLGYAGNTEPQFIIPSCIAIKESAKVGDQAQRRMMKGVDDLDFFIGDEAIDKPSYSTKWPIRHGIVEDWDLMERFMEQIIFKYLRAEPEDHYFLLTEPPLNTPENREYTAEIMFESFNVPGLYIAVQAVLALAASWTSRQVGERTLTGTVIDSGDGVTHVIPVAEGYVIGSCIKHIPIAGRDITYFIQQLLREREVGIPPEQSLETAKAVKERFSYVCPDLVKEFSKYDTDGSKWIKQYTGVNSISKKEFNIDVGYERFLGPEIFFHPEFANPDFTQPISEVVDEVIQNCPIDVRRPLYKNIVLSGGSTMFRDFGRRLGRDIKRSVDARLKMSEELSGGKLKPKPIDVQVVTHHMQRYAVWFGGSMLASTPEFYQVCHTKKDYEEIGPSICRHNPVFGVMS, encoded by the exons ATGGCTGGTCGGCTGCCGGCCTGCGTGGTCGACTGTGGCACAGG GTACACGAAGCTGGGATATGCAGGAAACACAGAACCACAGTTCATCATCCCTTCAT GTATCGCCATCAAAGAATCGGCCAAGGTCGGAGACCAGGCTCAGCGCCGGATGATGAAGGGCGTCGATGACCTGGACTTCTTCATCGGGGACGAAGCCATCGACAAACCGTCGTACTCAACAAAG TGGCCCATCCGTCACGGGATAGTGGAGGACTGGGACCTGATGGAGAGATTCATGGAGCAGATCATCTTCAAGTATCTGCGGGCAGAACCTGAAGACCACTACTTTCTTTTG ACGGAGCCTCCACTCAACACACCGGAGAACAGAGAGTACACAGCAGAGATCATGTTCGAGTCCTTCAACGTCCCCGGGCTCTACATCGCTGTTCAG GCTGTTCTGGCGCTGGCTGCCTCCTGGACGTCCCGACAGGTCGGAGAGCGCACGCTGACCGGCACTGTGATCGACAGCGGAGACGGAGTCACACACGTCATCCCAGTG GCTGAAGGCTACGTCATCGGCAGCTGCATCAAACACATCCCCATCGCTGGTCGAGACATCACCTActtcatccagcagctgctgagggAGCGGGAGGTGGGGATTCCCCCGGAGCAGTCGCTGGAGACGGCTAAAGCTGTCAAG GAGCGGTTCAGCTACGTCTGCCCCGACCTCGTGAAGGAGTTCAGCAAGTACGACACGGACGGCTCCAAGTGGATCAAACAGTACACGGGCGTCAACTCCATCAGCAAGAAGGAGTTCAACATCGACGTGGGCTACGAGCGCTTCCTGGGGCCGGAGATCTTCTTCCATCCGGAG TTTGCAAACCCAGATTTCACTCAGCCAATCTCAGAGGTGGTGGACGAGGTCATCCAGAACTGTCCCATCGACGTCCGGCGTCCGCTGTACAAG AACATCGTGCTCTCCGGAGGCTCCACCATGTTCAGGGACTTCGGCCGGCGCCTGGGGAGGGACATCAAGAGGAGCGTGGACGCTCGGCTGAAGATGAGCGAGGAGCTCAGCGGCGGCAAGTTGAAG CCCAAACCCATCGATGTGCAAGTCGTCACTCATCACATGCAGAGATACGCCGTCTGGTTCGGGGGATCAATGCTGGCGTCTACT cctgagTTTTACCAAGTGTGCCACACTAAGAAGGATTACGAGGAGATCGGGCCGAGCATCTGCCGCCACAACCCCGTATTCGGCGTCATGTCttag